The Arachis ipaensis cultivar K30076 chromosome B07, Araip1.1, whole genome shotgun sequence genome includes a window with the following:
- the LOC110264962 gene encoding protein MAIN-LIKE 2-like gives MQLLPNTDPATCWSSSTRTLRHVAHNTDGSEKLRMLTCNHPVPPNRYDNRVEEYLRVTGFYHASQIGVVQCQKALVNALIERWHPDTHTFHLSIDECAITLEDVALILGLPTDGLPVTGMTMSSFEALQAECLEQFGVAPSKEQLPHYVADRDDLVWG, from the exons ATGCAGCTGCTCCCCAACACGGACCCTGCGACATGCTGGAGCTCTTCAACTCGGACCCTGCGACATGTAGCTCACAACACGGATG GATCTGAG aaattaagaatgttgACCTGTAATCATCCAGTTCCTCCTAATCGGTACGACAATAGGGTGGAGGAGTATTTACGAGTTACTGGATTTTATCATGCATCTCAGATAGGTGTAGTACAGTGCCAGAAAGCACTTGTGAATGCTCTAATTGAACGGTGGCACCCAGATACACATACGTTTCATCTTTCCATTGATGAATGTGCCATAACTCTTGAAGACGTCGCTTTAATTCTTGGTCTTCCGACGGATGGTCTTCCAGTCACGGGGATGACAATGAGTAGTTTCGAAGCGTTGCAGGCTGAGTGTTTGGAACAATTTGGAGTTGCACCGTCTAAGGAACAGT TACCACATTATGTTGCTGATCGGGACGATCTTGTTTGGGGATAA
- the LOC107606567 gene encoding pentatricopeptide repeat-containing protein At1g71210-like — translation MGLRNENENGNGIGERERTSTMLQSLKHVTKRRSLFSSLLIQINSFSSSSSSSSSHNCHTVLRKINQNDVASSVKDWFNTRDPLITRIFQILSSTDSSSDAALDASLAALTLPRLDESFILTVLHHGTAAAHVYPCLRFFDWAGRQPGFHHTRGTFSAIFRILARNRSMSTIIEFLRSFRRHGPAFYPRARFNDTLVIGYAIAGKPEIALHHVSWQIRMRGFDNRYTNVLVMESLCKQGRLDEAEGFLFGLVDGVKEFPGSEVGMVDVPLDLFKSKEALVIIFNSKMGNSRSLLFSLFEMLSHNDSQHYIYDCFIDAAGHAKQAELAWKVFELMQKNGIQPTSSSLILMLKAYLKSGRTYDALIFFNNVWSLGLATKKLYNCLVVSLCKSKNPEPAYLLLPQMLKDGFHPTIECHENLLLELCSSKRYHEAVNLVNVYKKMGRRLTSFLGNVLLYQSMFSPEVYNACVRLRGVKEEGKTDWSMLSFVVGAFYGHHRASHVEDLEKLIAKCFPLDIYTYNMLLRKACKSDMGKAYELFERMRRRGFEPNRYTTMVYGFKRHGMSDEAQRWFQESKRILSYRET, via the exons ATGGGTTTGaggaatgaaaatgaaaatggaaatggcatcggagagagagagagaacatcCACAATGCTACAGTCACTAAAACATGTAACCAAACGCAgatccctcttctcttctcttctcattCAGAtcaattccttttcttcttcttcttcatcttcttcttctcataaCTGCCACACCGTCTTaagaaaaataaaccaaaacGACGTCGCATCCTCCGTCAAGGACTGGTTCAACACGCGCGACCCACTCATCACCCGAATCTTTCAGATTCTTTCTTCGACGGACTCTAGCTCTGACGCCGCCCTCGACGCCTCTCTCGCCGCCCTAACACTCCCCCGTCTCGACGAGTCCTTCATCCTCACCGTACTCCACCATGGCACCGCCGCCGCCCACGTCTACCCCTGCCTCCGCTTCTTCGATTGGGCCGGCCGCCAGCCCGGCTTCCACCACACGCGCGGCACCTTCTCCGCCATCTTCAGAATCCTCGCACGCAACAGATCAATGTCAACCATCATCGAGTTCCTCCGATCCTTCCGCCGCCATGGCCCCGCCTTCTACCCTCGTGCGCGGTTCAATGATACTCTCGTCATTGGATATGCTATTGCGGGTAAGCCTGAGATTGCACTCCACCATGTTTCATG GCAGATTAGGATGAGGGGTTTTGATAATCGGTATACCAATGTCCTTGTTATGGAGAGTTTGTGTAAGCAGGGGAGGTTGGATGAAGCTGAAGGGTTCTTGTTTGGCTTGGTGGATGGTGTCAAGGAGTTTCCTGGCTCCGAG GTGGGGATGGTGGATGTCCCTCTTGATTTGTTCAAGTCCAAGGAAGCATTAGTCATAATTTTCAATTCCAAG ATGGGCAATTCAAGGTCTCTGCTTTTCAGTTTGTTTGAGATGCTGTCCCATAATGATAGTCAACATTATATTTATGATTGTTTCATTGATGCGGCTGGGCATGCCAAGCAGGCTGAGTTGGCTTGGAAAGTGTTTGAGTTGATGCAGAAGAATGGCATTCAGCCCACTTCATCTTCTCTAATTCTTATGTTGAAAGCTTATTTGAAAAGTGGAAGGACTTATGATGCTCTTATCTTCTTTAATAATGTTTGGTCCCTGGGATTGGCGACTAAAAAGTTATATAATTGCTTAGTTGTTTCTCTCTGCAAGAGCAAGAATCCTGAACCTGCGTATCTgctcttaccccaaatgttaaaaGACGGTTTTCATCCAACCATTGAATGCCATGAGAATCTTCTACTGGAGCTTTGTTCATCGAAAAGATATCATGAGGCAGTGAATCTTGTTAATGTGTATAAGAAAATGGGACGTCGATTAACCTCTTTTCTTGGTAACGTACTTCTTTATCAATCTATGTTTTCACCGGAAGTTTACAATGCCTGTGTTCGTTTAAGAGGAGTGAAAGAGGAGGGAAAAACTGATTGGTCAATGCTTAGCTTTGTGGTTGGTGCATTTTATGGTCATCATAGAGCTAGCCATGTTGAGGACTTGGAGAAATTAATAGCAAAGTGCTTTCCACTTGACATTTACACTTACAATATGTTGTTGAGAAAAGCATGTAAGAGTGATATGGGGAAGGCTTATGAGTTGTTTGAAAGGATGCGTCGAAGGGGCTTTGAGCCCAACCGTTATACCACCATGGTTTATGGTTTCAAAAGGCATGGGATGAGTGACGAGGCTCAGAGGTGGTTTCAAGAAAGTAAAAGGATACTATCCTACAGAGAAACCTGA